The DNA segment CCCCGACGCCGGCCAGGTACATCGCGGTCAGGCACATCGGGCATGGGTAGCCGCTGGCGTAGACCGTGCAGCCGCTCAGGTCGGGCTTGCCCAGCGCCCGGCTCGCGGCGCGCACTGCCTGCATTTCGGCGTGCGCGCTGGGATCGCAGGTCGCCTCCACCTCGTTGACCGCGCGCGCCAGCACCTTGCCATCCCTGACCACAACGGCGCCGAAGGGCCAGGTATTGCGCTCCCGCACGTTTTCCATGGCGAGGCGGATGGATTCGATCAGATAGGTTTCCGTGGTCGACACGCGTTGTCTCCGGTGAGGCTCGGCCCAGCGCGGGCCGATGAGGTTGCAGGCCGACAGACTATAGGCCAGCGTGCGTGCGCGGCGTGCTGCAAGTTGTTATACGGCGTATTTGAATCCAGGCCCTGGCCGCACGTGCCCCCTACAGGACGGCTTTCTCTAACCCCTCGACATCCCGCACAGCGAGATCGGTGGCCGCAGACTGCTGTACCTGCCAGCCGCGCGGGCCAACCGCCGCTTGCGCAAAAATGCAACGTCAAGGGTGTGCGGCGCTACCATCGGTGTGAATCCTTGCCTACAGTAAAGGCGGCGGCACCTGCCCAATCCGGCGGCGCCGCTTTCGTTGTCCGGTCTCGCCCAGGCACCTGCCCGCCCGGGATCCGCAGGAACGATGCCCTGGCACCGGCCAGCCAGGCCGGGCATCGTCGCAGACCTCCACCGTGGGCAGGCCTGCCTGGGGCGCGCCAGTGTCGACCACTTCCCTCGAT comes from the Cupriavidus sp. P-10 genome and includes:
- a CDS encoding nucleoside deaminase, yielding MSTTETYLIESIRLAMENVRERNTWPFGAVVVRDGKVLARAVNEVEATCDPSAHAEMQAVRAASRALGKPDLSGCTVYASGYPCPMCLTAMYLAGVGAVYYAYSNDDGAPYDLSAERGYVELARPIEQREMKVVYVPARDEGPDLYEAWREGQDR